TTTTAAATATAGAACGTATTAGCTTACCTGATATTGATGTTGACTTCTGTGAAGATAAACGTGGAGATGTTATTCGCTATGTTATGAACAAATATGGTGTAAACTCTGTAGCCCAAATTACAACTTTTGGGAAAATGAAGGCCAAAGCAGTAGTGCGTGATATAGGTAGAGTTTTGGATATGTCTTTTAAAGAGACAGATAATATCGCAAAGTTAATACCAGATGATTTGCATATGACTATTCTTAAAGCAATGGAAGTTGAACCAAAACTTCAAGCATTATACAATGAAGAGCCTCATATTAAAAGACTTCTTGATATCTCAATGAAACTTGAAGGCCTTGTTCGTCATGCTTCTACCCATGCCGCAGGTGTTGTAGTCTCAGATAAACCTATGGATGAATACCTTCCTCTATATCGTGGTAAAAAAGGTGAACTTGTTACTCAATTTGATATGAAGATGGTAGAAAAAGTTGGACTTGTAAAGTTTGACTTTCTAGGCCTACGTACAATGACTCTCATCCATACAACTCTCAAAACAATAAAAGACCAGGGGAAAATTCCTCCAAACCTTGATACACTTCCTTTAGATGATCCTAAAACATATGAGCTTCTTTCTAAAGGAGATACTGATGGTGTTTTCCAAGTGGAAAGTTCTGGTATGCGTCAATACCTCCGAATGCTTAAACCCAACTGTTTTGAAGATCTCATTGCTATGCTTGCACTATATCGCCCTGGTCCTCTTGGTTCCGGTATGGTTGATGAATTTATTAAGCGGAAACATGGAACAGTAACAATCGAATATCCCCTTCCATCTTTAAAGGATTGCTTAAAAGATACATATGGCGTTATTGTTTATCAAGAACAGGTTATGCAAATTGCTCAAATTGTTGCAGGATATTCTCTTGGAGAAGCAGATCTTTTACGGCGAGCCATGGGCAAAAAAAATCCTGAAGCTATGGCAAAAGAGCGCACTCGCTTTGTTGAAGGTGCCATAAAAAATAATGTTACTGAAAGTATTGCTTCTGATATCTTTGATTTAATGGAAAAATTTGCTGAATATGGTTTTAACAAATCACATTCAGCTGCTTATGCACTTATTTCTTATCATACAGCCTATTTAAAAGCTCACTTTACATTAGAATTTATGGCTGCTTTATTAACATCAGAAAGTGGTAATCAAAACAAAATTCTTAAATACACTGCAGCCTGTAAAGATATGGGTATTGATATACTAAAACCAGATATCCAAACAAGTTGCCGAGAATTTATAGTAAAAGATAATTCTATAGTTTTTGGTTTATGTGCCATAAAGAATGTAGGTGATGATGCTATCGAGAAAATAATTACTACACGAAAAAAAGATGGCCCTTTTCTTTCATTACTAGATATGTCTTTTCGGGTAAACCTAAAAAAAGTCACAAGGCGTGTGTTAGAAAGTCTCGTTAAAGGTGGTGCATGTGATAGTTTTGGATGCTCAAGAGCTGGTATGCTAACAGCCTTAGATAAAATTATTGCTAGAACATATAAAAAAATTAAAGATGAGCAGTCTAATCAAGGCTCATTATTAGCATTTGCACCTAAAATAGAATCTGTATCTCTTCCAGGGATTGGCTTTACTTGTGAAGAACAAAATATGCCTGAATGGGATGAGGATGAAAAACTGCTTTATGAAAAAGAGGCACTAGGTTTCTTTCTAACAAGCCATCCACTACAAACATATAGACAAGAAATTTATCGCTTAGGACTTCAACCACTTGAAGAAGTAAGAGAAATGAATGATAAAATTACTATTAAATCAGCTATTATTGTCAATAATATTAGAGAAATTCTGAATAAACGTGGCAATCGTATGGCCTTTGTTCGCGTTGAAGATCTCACAGCTTCTGCAGAAGTTACTTTTTTCTCAGAAGAATTACAAAAAAGTCGTGAATTACTATCTTCAAACCAACCACTATTACTCACTGCAACTATTGATTCTCGAGAATCAACACAAAACGATACTATTGATGAAAGTGACGACACCCAATTACGATCCATTAAACTCAGAGCAATTTCTGTAGAGAGTCTATCAAGTGCTTGCCAAAATAGTGAACTACCCATATCCTATTATGTTGATAAAAATAGACTTACAACTTCTGGAATAGAAGAATTAAAAGCAATACTTGATAAACATAAAGGACAAACTGAAGTCCATCTCATTTTCTCTCTTGATAATATTAATTGTCAAGTACGTCTCGGATCCTCTTGGAATGTTTCTCCTAGTCCAGCATTTCAACAAGATATGTATCGTTGGAGTATAGCAAGTGAATAAAAAAAGGAATAGATAAGTTATGTCAAAACCAACTTGGCACCTAACCGTACGTTCAGAATTTTGTGCAGCTCATGCATTACGTCATTATAAAGGGAAATGTGAACGGCTACATGGTCATAACTATGGTATTAAAATTATTGTAGGAGGACATGAGCTTACTTCTGACACAGAGCTTCTTATTGACTTTACAGAGCTTAAAGCAATACTTAAAGATGTACTTGAACCTTTAGATCATAGATATCTCAATAATATTCCTCCCTTTGATCAAATAAACCCATCAGCAGAAAACCTTGCTAGATATATTTGGCAAAATGTTAAAAAACGTCTCCCACCAAACGTCTATATGGTTCAAGCTACTGTTGCTGAACGTAATGTCCAATCTGCAACGTATATGGAATAACTTGTTTAAGCACCTATGCTCTACTCAATAAATCATAGGTGCTCTCAAAAATAAGAATATGTAAAGTAAGTTAGTAGCTATAATTAAGATATACATCTTATTCAATATAAGCTCAAAAATTAATCTAACTTATCCTATTTCACGACTTATTATCAATTTGCTCCACAAGGAAAGTCTCTAGAACCACACCCTTCTCTACCACAACCACCTATAGAGTTTGGTGAAAAATGAGACTTGCAGTCTGAGTCAGATATAGTAACTCTTTTTATATTAGCAGCTGAAAGAATCCGTTGTGTATTCTGACTACTACAGTTAGGACATGATAAAGAAATAGATTCAAAATGTGTTACCTCTTCAAATGGGTGTCCACATTGGATACAAATGAAATCATATAATGGCATAAATTCATCCTTTGTTCTTGATTCATTATAAAAATAGCAATACTGATTAAACAAGTAATTCATTGTATTATAAAAGCAAGAATGTATCTTATGTAGATATACATTAAACAAATAAAAATGGCTACCCTCCCTAGAATAAAAGAAAAAGTAATATGTTGTTAATCTCTTATAGACTAATAGGTTATTATTAATGAAAGATGAGCAAAAAGAAGAAAAAGACAAAATTATCTATACAAGTACAATGAAAGAAAAAAAACGTCGGCATCGTTTGTATGAATTTCTTTTAGCTTTTGCGCTCATTTTATTAATTCTTGGTGGAACATGGACACAACTTGCCTTTTATGGTGTTGACTCTTGGATTTTTATTGTTCTTTTAAATATTAACTCCATCTTCATGCTTATAGTGCTTTTCCTTGTCACAAGAAGTATTGTTAAGCTTATCATGGAGAGAAGACGAAAAGTTTTTGGTGCTCAATTAAGGACACGTCTTGTTCTTATTTTTGTATCTTTATCTCTTATTCCCACAGTAATAATGTTTCTTGCTTCAAATAAAGTTGTAGCCACAAGTGTAGATTACTGGTTTACTAAAAAAGCAGAAAGCTCCTTACAAGCAGCTCTTGATGTTGGCCAAAGCTTTTATGTGGCTGCTGCTCAGAGACTAAGAACACACTCTGAGTCTATTCTTACAACTATAAAAAAAGATAAGCTTATTTGGGGAGGCTCTGGAATAGATACTTTACTTCAGGACAAACAACAAGAATATGGATTAACGTTTATAGGTATTATCAACCCTCAAGGTATAGAGCAACATTGGTATGGACAAGAAGGTACATTAAGTATCTGGAAAAAAATAAGAGAACGTATTGACTGGAACCATGTGGCAAGTAACAATTTTAGTTCATTACTTTGGGCAACAGATCATGCGGACTACGTTTTTGGTGTTCTTGCTATTGATAATGGGAGATCTGGCTATCTTATTACAGCAGAAAGTATTGGACAAGGATTGCTCACAAAGCTTGATCGCATCTCCAACGGGTTTGAAGAATATACAAGCCTCAAACAGCTCAAAAAGCCTCTTAAAATCTCATTCTTACTCATCCTTGGCATACTGAGTATGATTATCATTTTTGGTTCTGTATGGTTTGGTTTTCGACTTTCAAAAGAAATTACCGCTCCTATTCTAGCATTGGCTGATGGAACTACTCGTATTGCTCAAGGAGAACTTGATGTTAGACTTATAGATGAAGGACAAGATGAACTTGGACTATTAATTAAATCCTTTAATAGAATGGCTAAAGATCTGCAACAAGGTCAAACAAATCTCAAAAAAGCTAATGAACTTCTTGCAGAACAAAAAGATACACTTGAAGAACGTAATAAATATATTGAAACAGTATTAGACAATATTACAACTGGTGTTATTACACTTGATGTTTTTGGGTATATCCTTATTGCTAATAAAGCAGCTTGTTCTATTTTTAATACGTCTCAGCATTTTTTAAAGGGTCGTTGTCCAGCTAACTTTCTTCCTCCCCAATATAAAAACATCTTCTATTCGATGATCAATCAATTACAAAAACATCCTGATTTACACTGGAAAACACAAGAAAATTTTATTCTTGGTGATCGCCAATGGAAATTAGTTATACATGCTGTAGCTATTACTGGAATCGATGGCATCCAGGCATATGTTGTTGTTATTGAAGATA
The sequence above is drawn from the Lawsonia intracellularis PHE/MN1-00 genome and encodes:
- the dnaE gene encoding DNA polymerase III subunit alpha, giving the protein MSNFVHLHCHSEYSLLDGAIRLDALCARTKEFGMPAAAVTDHGNLFAATHFYSICKEYGIKPIIGCEVYVTKDHADKLSKFSKARHHLILLARNKEGYHNLVKLVTRGYLDGFHYKPRVDKTLLKQFSSGITALSACLAGELPRTIMGKNIFVEKGGTFDDAISIAQEYASIYPGQFYLEVQANMLPEQQKVNEKLYELAEYTNLPLVATNDCHYLNADDVEAHDILLCVQTQAKFNDTDRMRFNATDLYYKSSEEMEKAFSHLPIAIENTIKIAESCSVEMDFSKNLFPVYELPKGVTPDDEFRRLAREGLQKRLEVYPNKKQLTTENYWKRLEQELDIICKMGFPGYFLIVQDFINWAKDNNIPVGPGRGSATGSLVAWALRITNIDPLPYNLLFERFLNIERISLPDIDVDFCEDKRGDVIRYVMNKYGVNSVAQITTFGKMKAKAVVRDIGRVLDMSFKETDNIAKLIPDDLHMTILKAMEVEPKLQALYNEEPHIKRLLDISMKLEGLVRHASTHAAGVVVSDKPMDEYLPLYRGKKGELVTQFDMKMVEKVGLVKFDFLGLRTMTLIHTTLKTIKDQGKIPPNLDTLPLDDPKTYELLSKGDTDGVFQVESSGMRQYLRMLKPNCFEDLIAMLALYRPGPLGSGMVDEFIKRKHGTVTIEYPLPSLKDCLKDTYGVIVYQEQVMQIAQIVAGYSLGEADLLRRAMGKKNPEAMAKERTRFVEGAIKNNVTESIASDIFDLMEKFAEYGFNKSHSAAYALISYHTAYLKAHFTLEFMAALLTSESGNQNKILKYTAACKDMGIDILKPDIQTSCREFIVKDNSIVFGLCAIKNVGDDAIEKIITTRKKDGPFLSLLDMSFRVNLKKVTRRVLESLVKGGACDSFGCSRAGMLTALDKIIARTYKKIKDEQSNQGSLLAFAPKIESVSLPGIGFTCEEQNMPEWDEDEKLLYEKEALGFFLTSHPLQTYRQEIYRLGLQPLEEVREMNDKITIKSAIIVNNIREILNKRGNRMAFVRVEDLTASAEVTFFSEELQKSRELLSSNQPLLLTATIDSRESTQNDTIDESDDTQLRSIKLRAISVESLSSACQNSELPISYYVDKNRLTTSGIEELKAILDKHKGQTEVHLIFSLDNINCQVRLGSSWNVSPSPAFQQDMYRWSIASE
- the queD gene encoding 6-carboxytetrahydropterin synthase QueD; this encodes MSKPTWHLTVRSEFCAAHALRHYKGKCERLHGHNYGIKIIVGGHELTSDTELLIDFTELKAILKDVLEPLDHRYLNNIPPFDQINPSAENLARYIWQNVKKRLPPNVYMVQATVAERNVQSATYME
- a CDS encoding FmdB family zinc ribbon protein, with the translated sequence MPLYDFICIQCGHPFEEVTHFESISLSCPNCSSQNTQRILSAANIKRVTISDSDCKSHFSPNSIGGCGREGCGSRDFPCGAN
- a CDS encoding ATP-binding protein, which codes for MKDEQKEEKDKIIYTSTMKEKKRRHRLYEFLLAFALILLILGGTWTQLAFYGVDSWIFIVLLNINSIFMLIVLFLVTRSIVKLIMERRRKVFGAQLRTRLVLIFVSLSLIPTVIMFLASNKVVATSVDYWFTKKAESSLQAALDVGQSFYVAAAQRLRTHSESILTTIKKDKLIWGGSGIDTLLQDKQQEYGLTFIGIINPQGIEQHWYGQEGTLSIWKKIRERIDWNHVASNNFSSLLWATDHADYVFGVLAIDNGRSGYLITAESIGQGLLTKLDRISNGFEEYTSLKQLKKPLKISFLLILGILSMIIIFGSVWFGFRLSKEITAPILALADGTTRIAQGELDVRLIDEGQDELGLLIKSFNRMAKDLQQGQTNLKKANELLAEQKDTLEERNKYIETVLDNITTGVITLDVFGYILIANKAACSIFNTSQHFLKGRCPANFLPPQYKNIFYSMINQLQKHPDLHWKTQENFILGDRQWKLVIHAVAITGIDGIQAYVVVIEDITELEKMQRMAAWREVARRIAHEIKNPLTPIKLSGQRLDKKFGSQIQDPVFQQCTELIVKQVERLQDMVQEFSSFAKLPEVKLSSGDIRPVITELLELFIHNHNEIKWNVYIPNTLPEILMDASALHRALLNVITNAVEALEYSQNIEKKCIEITITHDHTKGIISIKIEDSGIGLAPNERERIFDPYFSRKKGGTGLGLAIVKAIIDDHKGTIKVFGSYLGGLNIEIELPIVTSHVDFTQSI